The following are from one region of the Centropristis striata isolate RG_2023a ecotype Rhode Island chromosome 19, C.striata_1.0, whole genome shotgun sequence genome:
- the ghrb gene encoding growth hormone receptor b has translation MAATLTMLLFHYIVTLSVLGSASEQVLPQSHPHLTGCVSANMETFRCRWNVGNSQSLSEPGDLRLFYNHNKPPPASMKGWTECPQYSTDRPNECFFNENHTVIWTYYHVQLRSRDQATLYDENLFHVQDIVQPDPPFGLNWTLLNVSVTGTYYDIMLSWKPPQSADVETGWMTLQYEVQHRNVNSDKWETVDLVKSTHRSLFGFQTNMNHEVRIRCKMFGGRDFGEFSDSVFVHVPSKVSRFPVVALLIFGALCLLTILMLVIISQQEKLMVILLPPVPGPKIKGIDPELLKKGKLRELTSILGGPPDLRPELYNSDPWVEFIDLDIEEQSDRLTDLDTDCLMERSLSFNCSPLSIGFRDDDSGRASCCDPDLPSDPEPSPFLPLIPNLALSKELACPTACEPSSPVQSPAAGEPPFVAPDLYTQVTEVRSSGKVLLSPEEKTEVETITSKDAEKDIMAEKEKEKKEFQLMVVNPDHGGYTSELNAGKMSPRLSSGDMSEPCQTGGVSCSPPSLSPYQESDIVSPLCPAPVYTVVEGVDRQNSLLLTPNSTPAPQLIIPKIMPTPDGYLTPDLLGSVTP, from the exons TCCTCCCCCAGTCACACCCACACCTCACAGGCTGTGTCTCTGCCAACATGGAGACTTTCCGCTGCAGATGGAATGTCGGCAATTCCCAGAGCCTCTCCGAGCCGGGAGATCTACGCTTGTTCTACAATCACAACAA ACCTCCCCCAGCTTCTATGAAAGGCTGGACCGAGTGTCCTCAATACAGCACCGACAGGCCCAACGAGTGCTTTTTCAATGAGAACCACACAGTTATCTGGACTTATTACCATGTCCAGCTGCGCTCCAGGGACCAAGCTACCCTCTACGATGAGAACCTCTTCCATGTTCAAGACATCG TGCAGCCCGATCCCCCGTTCGGCCTAAACTGGACGCTGCTCAATGTGAGTGTGACCGGCACTTACTATGACATCATGCTGAGCTGGAAGCCGCCTCAGTCTGCAGACGTGGAGACGGGCTGGATGACGCTGCAGTACGAGGTCCAGCACCGCAATGTAAACTCCGACAAGTGGGAAACG GTCGACCTTGTGAAAAGCACACATCGCTCCTTATTTGGGTTTCAAACTAACATGAATCACGAGGTTCGGATCCGCTGCAAAATGTTCGGTGGGAGAGACTTTGGAGAGTTCAGCGACTCTGTGTTTGTTCACGTTCCGTCGAAAG TGTCCAGATTCCCAGTAGTGGCCCTGCTCATCTTTGGAGCCTTGTGTCTGCTGACCATCCTGATGTTGGTCATCATATCACAGCAAGAAAA GTTGATGGTTATTCTTTTGCCTCCTGTACCTGGACctaaaataaaaggaattgacCCTGAGCTACTCAAG AAAGGGAAGCTGAGGGAGCTGACCTCCATCCTGGGCGGCCCCCCTGATCTCAGACCGGAGCTGTACAACAGTGACCCCTGGGTGGAGTTCATTGATCTGGACATCGAGGAGCAGAGCGACAGACTGACAGACCTGGACACGGATTGTCTCATGGAGCGCTCCCTGTCCTTCAACTGCTCTCCCCTCTCCATCGGCTTCAGAGACGACGACTCGGGCCGGGCCAGCTGCTGTGACCCAGACCTCCCCAGCGACCCCGAACCGTCCCCTTTCCTTCCTCTCATCCCAAATCTGGCCCTCAGTAAGGAACTGGCGTGTCCCACTGCCTGTGAGCCAAGCTCCCCGGTCCAGAGCCCCGCGGCTGGGGAGCCTCCTTTTGTAGCGCCGGACCTGTACACCCAGGTCACTGAGGTGAGGTCTTCTGGCAAGGTGCTGCTGTCACCTGAGGAAAAGACCGAGGTGGAGACAATCACAAGCAAGGACGCGGAGAAAGACATCATGgcggagaaagagaaggaaaagaaagaatttCAGCTCATGGTGGTGAATCCAGATCATGGAGGTTACACCTCGGAGCTCAACGCGGGGAAAATGAGCCCAAGATTGTCCTCAGGAGACATGAGTGAGCCCTGCCAGACCGGAGGAGTCTCATGTTCTCCACCGTCCCTGTCCCCTTACCAAGAATCAGACATCGTGTCCCCTCTCTGCCCTGCTCCCGTCTACACTGTGGTCGAAGGCGTTGACAGGCAGAACAGCCTCTTACTCACACCAAACTCGACACCTGCCCCCCAGCTGATAATCCCCAAAATCATGCCGACACCAGATGGGTACCTGACCCCCGACCTTTTGGGAAGCGTCACACCATAG